From the Flavobacterium galactosidilyticum genome, one window contains:
- a CDS encoding efflux RND transporter periplasmic adaptor subunit, giving the protein MSKKTIYILIGVAIVLIAGLVILSKKGVIGNKDEGTEVEITQVAPMTIVETVSATGKIQPEIEVKISSEVSGEIISLNVKEGQVVKKGDLLVKINPDLYTSGYNRSVSNLSGTKANLSQADASFKESKSSYDRNKTLYDKGIISKADWDKAVGAYEVAKAAKQTAFFNVQSASATVNEAKDNLGRTTIYAPADGTISMLNVELGERVLGTQQMTGTEILRVANLNNMEVEVDVNENDIVKIKVGDEANVEVDAYLKKQFKGTVTSISNSASSTLTADQVTNFKVKVRILKESYQDLLEGKPNTYSPFRPGMTATVDIITQTKSDVLAVPISSVVVKSDTTAVKDIVIVDPNEEQKGVPKIDKKFECVFVKVGDKAKIRIIKTGIQDDTNIEVLTGLQKGDVVIIGPYATVTKDLNSGDKVALKTENDKAKSKK; this is encoded by the coding sequence ATGTCTAAAAAAACAATTTACATCCTAATTGGTGTAGCTATAGTACTAATTGCTGGTCTTGTAATACTTTCGAAAAAAGGAGTTATAGGTAATAAAGATGAGGGTACTGAAGTTGAAATAACTCAGGTTGCACCCATGACTATTGTTGAAACGGTTTCCGCTACAGGAAAAATACAACCGGAAATTGAAGTCAAGATTTCCTCAGAAGTGTCTGGAGAGATTATTTCTTTGAATGTCAAAGAAGGACAAGTGGTAAAAAAAGGAGATTTATTAGTTAAGATAAATCCTGATTTATATACTTCAGGCTATAATCGTTCTGTTTCTAATTTATCTGGAACTAAAGCAAATTTAAGTCAGGCTGATGCATCATTTAAAGAATCGAAGTCTAGTTATGATAGAAATAAAACACTTTATGATAAAGGAATAATATCTAAAGCTGATTGGGATAAAGCAGTAGGTGCGTATGAAGTGGCAAAGGCCGCTAAACAAACTGCTTTTTTTAATGTTCAAAGTGCATCAGCGACAGTTAATGAAGCAAAAGATAATTTGGGCCGTACTACGATCTATGCTCCTGCAGATGGAACTATTTCTATGCTGAATGTTGAATTAGGAGAACGTGTTTTAGGAACGCAGCAAATGACAGGGACTGAAATATTACGAGTAGCCAACTTAAATAATATGGAAGTAGAAGTAGATGTGAATGAAAATGACATCGTGAAAATTAAAGTAGGAGATGAGGCTAATGTTGAAGTTGACGCCTATTTGAAAAAGCAATTTAAGGGAACTGTCACTAGTATCTCGAATTCGGCTAGTTCTACTTTAACAGCGGATCAAGTAACTAATTTTAAAGTTAAGGTACGAATTCTTAAAGAATCCTATCAAGATTTATTAGAAGGTAAACCTAATACTTATTCGCCATTTAGACCTGGAATGACTGCAACTGTAGATATTATTACGCAAACGAAAAGCGATGTTTTAGCAGTGCCAATTAGTTCTGTAGTTGTAAAATCAGATACTACTGCTGTAAAAGATATTGTAATAGTTGATCCCAATGAAGAGCAAAAAGGAGTTCCAAAAATCGATAAGAAATTCGAGTGCGTTTTTGTAAAAGTAGGCGACAAAGCTAAAATTAGAATTATAAAAACTGGAATCCAGGATGATACTAATATCGAAGTATTAACAGGCCTGCAAAAAGGTGATGTTGTCATTATTGGACCTTATGCAACAGTTACAAAAGATTTGAATTCTGGAGATAAAGTAGCGCTTAAAACAGAAAATGACAAAGCAAAGAGTAAAAAGTAA
- the tsaB gene encoding tRNA (adenosine(37)-N6)-threonylcarbamoyltransferase complex dimerization subunit type 1 TsaB codes for MEYILNIETATKNCSVALAKEGKTILCKEIAEEGYSHAERLHVFIEEIIKEAGISLNDLSAIAVSQGPGSYTGLRIGVSAAKGLCFALGIPLIAVDTLQVLASQVNVTEGLIIPMIDARRMEVYSAIFNPKFDKKREILAEIIDQNSFSDIGEKLYFVGDCAEKCKAILTKENHVFLEDIKYPSAKEMSVLSFEKFKINDTVDVAYFEPYYLKDFMVTTPKK; via the coding sequence GTGGAATATATATTAAACATTGAGACTGCAACTAAAAACTGTTCTGTTGCTCTTGCAAAGGAAGGGAAAACAATTCTATGTAAAGAAATAGCCGAGGAAGGGTATTCGCATGCGGAGCGTCTTCATGTTTTTATTGAGGAAATTATAAAAGAGGCTGGAATTAGTTTAAACGATTTATCAGCGATTGCAGTAAGTCAAGGACCTGGTTCTTACACAGGATTGCGTATAGGAGTTTCTGCCGCAAAAGGGCTTTGCTTTGCTTTAGGAATTCCATTGATCGCCGTTGATACTTTACAAGTTTTGGCTTCGCAAGTAAATGTTACTGAAGGTTTGATTATTCCTATGATCGATGCACGACGAATGGAAGTATATAGCGCGATTTTTAATCCAAAATTTGATAAAAAAAGAGAGATTCTTGCGGAAATTATAGATCAGAATTCCTTTTCTGATATTGGAGAAAAACTATATTTTGTAGGTGACTGCGCTGAGAAATGCAAAGCGATATTAACCAAGGAAAATCATGTGTTTTTAGAAGATATTAAATATCCATCTGCTAAAGAAATGAGTGTTTTAAGTTTTGAAAAATTCAAAATAAACGACACTGTTGATGTCGCTTATTTTGAACCTTATTATTTAAAAGATTTTATGGTCACTACTCCAAAGAAATAA